The Geodermatophilaceae bacterium NBWT11 genome has a segment encoding these proteins:
- a CDS encoding flotillin family protein, which translates to MTLLIALGGIVALVLLLVLLVLSRIKVAGPNQAFLVTGRQGRSVTGADGAVSRDMSGQKVVMGASVFVLPVVQKLHSIDLSSRRIPVGIRGAVSKQGVKCDLEGVAIVKVGGNESSIRAAAQRFLAQQQGIDTFTSEVLAGALRSIVGRLTIEEIIRDRAAFASAVAEEAESSLTGQGLVLDTFQLQDIQAEGTYLADLGRPEAARVLKEASIAEARARQAAQQEQLLADEAIAVSQRQLALKQSEIAAETDAAKARAAAAGPLAQAAQDQQVLAEQEKVAARTATLTQAQLDTQVRRPADAERYRVEQEAEGRKNSRILTAEADRQATIAAAQAAAEQAKLSGEGERARRSALAEAEAIEGAKRGEAEKLRRQAIADAVEREGSAEASAILARGKAEAESMDARSQAFSTYGEAAILDLLVKVLPEVVAAAAAPLSSVDKMTVISADGPGSLSRSVASNVAQGLQLSGDLTGIDMAQLLKRLSGDAVSSFGTGTGTVVPVDGENA; encoded by the coding sequence GTGACCCTGCTCATCGCCCTCGGCGGCATCGTCGCCCTGGTCCTCCTGCTCGTGCTGCTGGTGCTGTCCCGCATCAAGGTCGCCGGGCCCAACCAGGCCTTCCTGGTCACCGGCCGGCAGGGCCGCTCGGTGACCGGTGCCGACGGCGCGGTCAGCCGGGACATGTCCGGCCAGAAGGTCGTCATGGGCGCCAGCGTCTTCGTGCTCCCGGTCGTGCAGAAGCTGCACTCGATCGACCTGTCCAGCCGCCGGATCCCAGTGGGCATCCGCGGCGCGGTGAGCAAGCAGGGCGTCAAGTGCGACCTCGAGGGCGTCGCGATCGTCAAGGTCGGCGGCAACGAGTCCTCGATCCGGGCCGCTGCGCAGCGCTTCCTGGCCCAGCAGCAGGGCATCGACACCTTCACCTCGGAGGTGCTCGCCGGTGCGCTGCGCTCCATCGTGGGCCGGCTGACGATCGAGGAGATCATCCGCGACCGCGCGGCCTTCGCCTCCGCCGTCGCCGAGGAGGCCGAGTCCTCCCTCACCGGCCAGGGCCTGGTGCTGGACACCTTCCAGCTGCAGGACATCCAGGCCGAGGGCACCTACCTGGCCGACCTGGGCCGTCCCGAGGCCGCCCGGGTGCTCAAGGAGGCCTCGATCGCCGAGGCCCGCGCCCGCCAGGCCGCCCAGCAGGAGCAGCTGCTCGCCGACGAGGCCATCGCGGTCTCCCAGCGCCAGCTGGCCCTGAAGCAGTCCGAGATCGCCGCGGAGACCGATGCCGCCAAGGCCCGGGCCGCCGCGGCCGGCCCGCTCGCCCAGGCCGCGCAGGACCAGCAGGTGCTCGCCGAGCAGGAGAAGGTCGCCGCGCGCACCGCGACGCTGACCCAGGCCCAGCTGGACACCCAGGTCCGCCGCCCGGCCGACGCCGAGCGCTACCGTGTCGAGCAGGAGGCCGAGGGTCGCAAGAACAGCCGCATCCTCACCGCCGAGGCCGACCGGCAGGCCACCATCGCCGCGGCCCAGGCTGCCGCCGAGCAGGCCAAGCTCTCCGGTGAGGGTGAGCGGGCCCGCCGGTCCGCCCTCGCCGAGGCCGAGGCCATCGAGGGCGCCAAGCGCGGTGAGGCCGAGAAGCTGCGCCGTCAGGCGATCGCCGACGCCGTCGAGCGGGAGGGCTCGGCCGAGGCCTCCGCGATCCTCGCCCGGGGCAAGGCCGAGGCCGAGTCGATGGACGCCCGCTCGCAGGCGTTCAGCACCTACGGCGAGGCCGCGATCCTGGACCTGCTGGTCAAGGTGCTGCCCGAGGTCGTCGCGGCCGCCGCGGCCCCGCTGTCCAGCGTGGACAAGATGACCGTGATCAGCGCCGACGGCCCCGGGTCGTTGTCCCGGTCGGTGGCCTCCAACGTCGCCCAGGGCCTGCAGCTGTCCGGCGACCTCACCGGCATCGACATGGCCCAGCTGCTCAAGCGGCTGTCCGGGGACGCGGTGTCGTCGTTCGGCACCGGTACGGGCACCGTGGTGCCGGTGGACGGGGAGAACGCCTGA